The following proteins are encoded in a genomic region of Triticum dicoccoides isolate Atlit2015 ecotype Zavitan chromosome 1B, WEW_v2.0, whole genome shotgun sequence:
- the LOC119349631 gene encoding uncharacterized protein LOC119349631, giving the protein MSMAVPSTLRALAPPALHPCPLGTSGSARPSPAHRAARGMMTTVARRRGVAVAAAAVAADAGWLERLPEKEKPLYAHSLPCIEAWLRSVEFAQSREDRAVWVAETPLWHARLSLDATDLHIRYLKSGPGNLEKDMERRFSYALSRQDIENAILGGP; this is encoded by the exons ATGTCCATGGCGGTGCCGAGCACGCTCCGCGCCCTGGCCCCTCCGGCTCTGCACCCGTGCCCTCTGGGGACGAGCGGGTCCGCGCGCCCGTCGCCGGCGCACCGGGCGGCGCGGGGGATGATGACGACGGTGGCCCGGCGGAGGGGCGTGGcggttgcggcggcggcggtggcggcggacgcggGGTGGCTGGAGcggctgccggagaaggagaaGCCGCTGTACGCGCACAGCCTGCCGTGCATCGAGGCGTGGCTGCGCAGCGTCGAGTTCGCGCAGTCCCGCGAGGACCGCGCCGTGTGGGTCGCCGAGACGCCGCTCTGGCACGCCCGCCTCAGCCTCGACGCCACCGACCTCCACATCAG ATACCTGAAGAGCGGCCCGGGGAACCTGGAGAAGGACATGGAGAGGAGGTTCAGCTACGCCCTGAGCAGACAAGACATCGAGAACGCCATCCTCGGCGGACCCTGA